The nucleotide window CGTTCGGTCATCATCTGTCCGATCAAGCTGTCCAGACGAATCCATTCAAAAGCCCCGCTTTTGTTTAAGCGGTAGTTTAAATCATGAACTTTTCCATTTAAAATTCCACCCGCCAGCAAAGCGGAATGATCCTGGCTGGCTGCCAGCTGAGCGATAGTCATTCCCTTCGGAATCTGAATTTCACTTTGATCCGGGAAGCGAAGCGTCAACATAGCTCATCCCTCATTTCTTTTCTACCATCATAGCATAATTCCGACAAAATTCGTACAGTTACACAGTCGGAGGCAATCCCTGTTTCAGTCCGATGTTACAGTCTATTCTTTATTTCAAAAATTTTGTCAAAAAAAATGACGCTCCATGAAGAACGTCATTTTTGCTTGACTCTTGAATTTATTCGATCGTGATCAGAACGTAGCTTTCTGCCAACAGATCGCTGTCACTTAACAGGCCCACCAAAACTTTACCTGCAGCCTTGGCGGTTACCGTACCGTTTTCATCTACTGAAGCGATATTTTCATCCAGCGATACCCAATTCATCTGGATATCATTGGCGGTCTTCGGTAGAATATCAGCGCTCAGAGCTGCCGTTTCGCCTACTTTCAAGGTTGTTTTGTCTGCCTTGACGTAAACGCATTCTGTCGGAACAACTTCTTTGACGGAAACTTGATCCAGCCACAGACTGCCTTCGCCTTCACCAACGACATGCAGTGCAACCTTCACACTTGCGGCATTGGCAGCCGTGATGAAGTTGTAATCAAACTTTCTGAATTCTGCGCTCATGTTCAGATTGTCTGTCAGTTTTGCCAAATGCGTCGAAATCGTATTGCCTTCGGCATCCATCTGGTTGATTTCGTAGCAGAAGTTGCCCGAATGCAGCGTATCGGTCTTGTGCATGAAGCTCAGCTGATAGCGTTCATTCGGTTTCACTTCTACAGTCTGTTCAATCGAAGCATCGCCGGCCTCTTCACCAGTCTTCGCAATTTTTGCGGCTTTGTTGCCAGCTTCTACTTCTTCATAAGCCAATGCGAATTTTGCATTGCCTTCGGTAGTCGCATCGGTTAATGTCCAGCCTTCTTCGCTTTCCATATCACCGTTAACCAACAGATTAGCATCACTGCCCACCGTCGGTGTGATCCACTCGCCAAACAGGCTTAATGTCGCGATCTGGCTTCCGCCTTCTACGGCGTCCAAAGTCAATTTCACATATTTAACTTCTCCGCTTAATGCGACTTCCGTTGTTTCCTTCGTCCCGTCAGCCACTGCCGTATAGTCTGTGCCATTCACTGAAGTTTCAACATGGAAAGCTTCCGGTGCTTTTTCACCCCACTGGATGTTCAGTTCCTTAGCCATGTATGGACGATCCAGCGACAGAATGACTTCCTGCTCGCCTTCGCCCGACTGCCAGACTGTCTTGTCATCGCAGTCAACCATGTTATATGGATGGGAGCCCTCAGCTGTACTGGTCGCTGTGACATCCTGTCCCAGTGCCCGGTCATGTTCGATCATCGGTGCCGTTTCATCCAGCAGTTCGATATCCGCCCACATCAAGTCATGGTCGGCCATATCGGAATGATAGGTTTCAACATGGGTAATGTTGATATTCTTTGTTGTGATGATGTTGTCAACAGTCATGACCTTCATTGAATCGTCGGTGCCGTTGAATGAATCAAACCAGACACCGTCTTTTCCGTTGGAGATGTTGTAGTTGTCTTTGAAGATATCGTACTCATACAGACTCTGGTCGGCATTGAAGTCCGCAACCAGAATTTTGTACGGAACTGGATCCGCAGCCAAACGTTCAATAATTTCAGTGAACTGCCGGCGGCGCAGGTCGTTGTTTTCCCAGCTTGTGTGAGTAACATAGAAAGCGATTTGTTTGCCTTCTTTTTCAACCACAACGCGTTCTAAAGTTTTGGTGGCTTTACTGCCCGTGCTCTCAATAGGAACAGAGCTGATTTCCTGGAATTCTAAAGAAGAGGTTGTTCCGACTCCGAAGTAGCCGTCAGCGAAATCCCGTCCCTTGGCGAAGTGAACGTATGGATAATTGTCGTTGACAAAGTCCTGAGCCATATCGTAGTCGTTGCGGGTATTCAGGATATCAATTTCCTGGAAGCCCATGATTTCAATTCCCCGTTCGTGGATAATGTTGGACATTTCTTTGATGTCTGGGTGCGCTTTGGAATCAATGTTCCAAGTTGCAACGCGCATGGTCGTCACGTCAGAAGACGGCGTTGGCGTCGCTTCATTTTCCGGAGCGGCCGGTGTCTGAGAGCAACCGGTAACTGCCGTCAAACAGAGTAAACCAGCTGCCAGAAGTGCAGAGAGTTTTTTCAGTTTCATGTTTCTTTCTCCTTGTTTTGCGCTTGATAGCGCTTCCACACAAGAAATGGTACTGCTTTTTTCTCATCTTGTCCAATAATCATTTGTAATAAATAAGTTATAATTAGTTATCTATAAATCCTGCTTATAGTTATGAAATGATAGTCCTTGATCCGTTCAGAATAAACCGCAAGATCCTAATATGAAGAACAGGCATTCTTGATTCGTTCTTCCAGCTTCTTTTTATTTAAGAGCAGCAAAATCAAAGAAAAAGTGCTGTCCTATTCTGCAAAGAACCACAGCACTTCTCTCTCCTCCGCTTTCCTTTTATAAGGAAATAGCGTCGGACGGGCAGCTTCACAGCGACCCTACACCTTGAATCTATTCATTCTGTTTCAAATTTCAATCCCAAAATAGCTTTTTTGAGCAATACGAGAATACGCTATACCAAGAAGTAAGAAACCCCTTTTTTACAACATTTTAGCTATTGCGCAAACATGGAAGCTAAAGGTTCCAGATTAAATTCCGCTGGCTGCTCATCGGTAATCACCTGAATGATCTGAG belongs to Holdemania massiliensis and includes:
- a CDS encoding Ig-like domain-containing protein, translating into MKLKKLSALLAAGLLCLTAVTGCSQTPAAPENEATPTPSSDVTTMRVATWNIDSKAHPDIKEMSNIIHERGIEIMGFQEIDILNTRNDYDMAQDFVNDNYPYVHFAKGRDFADGYFGVGTTSSLEFQEISSVPIESTGSKATKTLERVVVEKEGKQIAFYVTHTSWENNDLRRRQFTEIIERLAADPVPYKILVADFNADQSLYEYDIFKDNYNISNGKDGVWFDSFNGTDDSMKVMTVDNIITTKNINITHVETYHSDMADHDLMWADIELLDETAPMIEHDRALGQDVTATSTAEGSHPYNMVDCDDKTVWQSGEGEQEVILSLDRPYMAKELNIQWGEKAPEAFHVETSVNGTDYTAVADGTKETTEVALSGEVKYVKLTLDAVEGGSQIATLSLFGEWITPTVGSDANLLVNGDMESEEGWTLTDATTEGNAKFALAYEEVEAGNKAAKIAKTGEEAGDASIEQTVEVKPNERYQLSFMHKTDTLHSGNFCYEINQMDAEGNTISTHLAKLTDNLNMSAEFRKFDYNFITAANAASVKVALHVVGEGEGSLWLDQVSVKEVVPTECVYVKADKTTLKVGETAALSADILPKTANDIQMNWVSLDENIASVDENGTVTAKAAGKVLVGLLSDSDLLAESYVLITIE